The Verrucomicrobiota bacterium genome includes the window CCCATCCTTTTTCTCCTATGAATTTGATCCCCAACTTCTCCGTGTCGGTGGTGGAAAACATGGTCATCTTTACACCGTTTTTGTAAAGGTATTCGATCCTGAATGATTCTGCCGCATCGTAAATGCCTTTATTACGTTTGGTGACATCAATCGCTTTTACTGCGATGGGTGTGGTGTCATCGCTATCGTTTCCCCACTGCGATACATCCAGGAAGTGGACTCCCCAATCTGTAATATAGCCCGGTGCGTATTGATTAATCCAACGGAAATTAAAATGACACCTGGCAGCAGTGTAAGGAGCGTCGCCCGTTGGTCCCATCCACATCTTATAATCAAAATGATCGGGTACTGCCTCTGCTTGTTCCAAACCCGAGTAGCCACCGCGAATTCGAAACTCTCCGGGAACGCCCACTTCGATTTCTTTCAGTTCACCGATGTATTGATTCTGGACCAACTCGCATGCCCAGCGCGTGTAGATTCCGGAGCGCCGCCAGGTTCCACATTGGAGGATGCGTTTGTTCTTCGCGATGCTATCGCAGACGATGCGCCCTTCGCGGATACTCGCTGCAAGAGGTTTTTCGCAGTAGATATCTTTCCCCGCATTCGCTGCGGCCACGGTGATAAAGGAATGCCAGTGATCGGGTGTCGCGATCATCACTGCATCTATATCCTTCCGCTCAAGAACCTGTCGAAAGTCTCCGTAACCGTCCGACGGTTTCAGCTTCGCGAGTTCAAGCGCGTTAGCCCGGTGCTTCTCATCCACATCGCAAATTGCAACTACCTGAACACGTTCATCCTGCAGAAATGCTTTTAAATTATTCGTCCCCATATTCCCCACCCCAATACAAGCCAAGGTAACACGGTCGCTGGGGGCAGGTCGTTTATCATCTCCCAATACAGAGGAAGACACTATTAGCAGTCCTGTGGAAGCAGCGGCTGAGGTTTTTAAAAATGTTCTGCGGGCAG containing:
- a CDS encoding Gfo/Idh/MocA family oxidoreductase, giving the protein MKTARRTFLKTSAAASTGLLIVSSSVLGDDKRPAPSDRVTLACIGVGNMGTNNLKAFLQDERVQVVAICDVDEKHRANALELAKLKPSDGYGDFRQVLERKDIDAVMIATPDHWHSFITVAAANAGKDIYCEKPLAASIREGRIVCDSIAKNKRILQCGTWRRSGIYTRWACELVQNQYIGELKEIEVGVPGEFRIRGGYSGLEQAEAVPDHFDYKMWMGPTGDAPYTAARCHFNFRWINQYAPGYITDWGVHFLDVSQWGNDSDDTTPIAVKAIDVTKRNKGIYDAAESFRIEYLYKNGVKMTMFSTTDTEKLGIKFIGEKGWVFTQDKVFKTYPEELRVTRIKNSDKRLYVSTNHHRNFIDSVQSRHSTAAPPEVAHRAATCCHLGTIAAEQLGVELKFDPKNEQFTNNDLANSMLKRPMRDSWTLYKI